CTGCTGCCCGAGCCGGTCGGCACGATCGGTCAGTGGCTGCCGCCGGGTGCCGGCGCCTCTCTCCTCCGCTCGGTGTCCTTCTTCGACGGAGCCGCGTCCTTCGGTCCCGTCCTGACCTTGACGTGGTGGGCGGCGCTGGGGCTGGGTGCCGTTCTGCTGGGCAGCGCGCTCAAGCGCCGTACGGAGGACCGCGACAGCGAGCCCGACACAGCAGCCGCCGGGCGGGCGCCCACCCCCGGAAACTGACCACCCACGCCGGAACCGACCCTTGCGTCGGACGGGGAGGAAGTTGTGCGGCGGGTCACCCGGCCGGCAGCCGGAGGGCAACCTCGCCCGTCAGGCGCAGCGCAGCGCCGACCCCATGGCGAAGGAGAACAGCCGCCGCAGGACAGCAACGCACGCTTCTCGTCAGGGCGGGGGCCCCACAGCCGCACAACCGACCGGGCGCCCCGCAGCCGCGGAGAAGGCGCCCAGCCCACCTCCCGCCGCACCCCACCACCCGCACGCCCGCCCACCAAGCCCGCACAACCGACAAAGCGCCCCGCTGCGGCGGAGGGAGCGCCCGGTCCTTCTCGTGCCGCGCCACACCTCCGCTCGCCCGCCAGAGCCGCACAACCGACAAGGTGTCCCGCTGCGTCAGAGGCGGCGCCCGGCCGTTCTCATGCCGCGCCCCGCCACACCTCCGCCCGCCCGTCCGTTTCAGCGCGCCCCGGGCCGCCGGTGTTCCGCCGCGATGCCGAACCGCTGCCGTTCGACAGGGGCGGCAGCGACCTCCCTGACGCCGGAGACCGCGCTGGAGACCGCGCCGACGACCTGTTCCTCCGCGGCGTCCAGTTCGTCGAGGCGTTCCAGGTCGGCCGCGGAGACCAGGGCGACGAGGGGCTTGCCGTGCCGCGTCACGACGACGCGTTCACCGCCGTACACCACCTTGTTGATCAGGTCGGCGAGTTCAGCCCTGGCTTGCGTCACCGGAATCTCGTAGGCCATGTGTTCCAGCTTAGACCCGCCCTCGGACAGCCCCGCCGAGCGGCGAAGCCCGTGGAGCGGGCTGTTCCACCGGGTTTTCCGCTGTCAGCGAGCACCTTCCGGAGCCTCGCGCCAGGCTCTGTACATCCTGTACATTTTTTACGGAACCCATCGAGGAGGCGCGCGCCATGAACGACATCGACGACCCGTCAGCCCGTTACGTCCTGCCCGAGTTCACCGAACGCACCAGTTCCGGAAGCCGGACGCTGGATCCGTACTCGAAGCTCCTGGAGGAGCGGATCGTCTTTCTCGGGACGCCGGTCGACGACACCTCGGCGAACGACGTGATGGCCCAGTTCATGCATCTCGAGTACCTGGCACCCGACCGGGACATCTCCCTCTACATCAACTCCCCCGGCGGCTCGTTCAGCGCGATGACGGCGATCTACGACACGATGCGGTTCGTCACCTGCGAGGTGGAGACGGTCTGTCTGGGGCAGGCGGCCTCCGCGGCGGCCGTGCTGCTGGCCGCGGGTACGCCGGGCAAGCGCAGCGCGCTGCCGGGGGCCCGGGTGCTGATCCACCAGCCCTCGCTGTCCGGGCCGGTCCATGGGCAGGTGAGCGATCTCGCCATTCAGGCCCAGGAGTTGGGCCGGGTCCGTAGCCTGCTGGAAGAACTGCTCGTACGGCACACCGGCCAGAGCCCGGAGCGGGTCGCCGCGGACATCGAGCGGGACAAGATCCTGGACGCCCAGGCCGCTCTCGAATACGGGCTGGTGGACCGGATCGTGCGCAGCCGCAAGTCGTCGCACCCCACCCCCGGTACGAGGTGAGCCGCCGATGCTTCCGCCCGACCTGCCTCCGCTGCCCGCGCTGACGCGCGCGGAGGGCGAGTTGATCGACCGTTACCTCGAAGTGGCCGATCTGCTCGGCCGTATCAATCCCGCCTATCACGGAGACACCTACCGCGGGCTGCGGGCCGCGCAGGCGCTCGTCGCCAAGGCGGTGGCGTTGCGGGACGCGCTGGAGTTGATGCACCAGCGGGGCGAGGCAGAGGTGCACGCCCATACGCTGGCGCGCGCGCTGCGCGTCCTGGACGGGGAGCGCCGCACGGCGCGTGTCACCGTTCCGCGCGAGCCCGCCAGTTGACGCGCCTCACCCACGGAACCGCATCGGGCGGGCTCACTCGTCGGGCGACGGACTGTCCGGAACGGATGGGGAAGTGACTGGATGACATCCCCCGTTCGGAGTAGTCGCGGATCCGTCGTCCGACCCCCTCGACTTGCGCGACACGCCCAGTTCTTAACCGAATCGAGACCGCTCAACCCCTGGTCCGAGGGTGCGCGACCCCCTCGAAAGTCCTTCGGGGGTACGGGTGTCCACCCGAATGGGCCAGCGGTGAGTAACACCACAAAGCCCCGGTTCCATTGGGATTTTCCTACTTCCATGAGCCAAGATCCCTTCCTGACGACAAGCCCCCGCCACAAGCGGCGGGGCGATCCGGGCGGACGCCGAGTCCTGCCGCCGCCTGGATGACCGGTCGACAGATGTGCATCGGCAGGAGTGGAGGACCCAGGCACGACGGGTCGCCGGAACGGTCACGCCATGACCGGGCCGAGCAGCCCTTGGGGTGAAGCCGCGTCAGCGGCCGGGCAACTTTGTCAGCCCGAATCCGACAGGTCATCCTTCACAGGCGGCTGACGAAGGGTTGCGCATGTCTGCGCTCAATCGTGTCCCGTCGCTGATGACCCGGGCCGGTACGGCCTCGGCTCTGACTCTTGTCGCCGTGGGCGGCAGCCTGGTGATCCCCGGTGTCGCACCCGACGCCGCGGCGGTCGCTCCGTCGACGAAGGCGCTTCAGATCGCGGCTTCCAAGAAGGGCTCCGCGTACAAGTACGGCGCCGCGGGACCGAAGAGGTTCGACTGCTCCGGTCTGACGCAGTATTCGTTCAAGAAGGCGGGCAAGTCCCTGCCACGTACGGCGGCGGCCCAGTACAACAAGACCAAGCACATCTCCGCCAAGAGCCGTAGGGGTGGGGACCTGGTCTTCTTCCACTCGGGCTCGAGCGTCTACCACGTGGGCATCTACGCCGGGAAGGGAAAGATCTGGCACTCCCCGAAGACCGGGGATGTCGTGAGGCTCCAGAAGATCTGGACGAAGAGCGTCTGGTACGGCCGGGTCAACTGACCTGCCCGGGGCGGGCCGGCGGCCTGGAGCCGCCGTCCCGCCCCGGGACCCGTGCCACCTGCCTGTGACCGTCCGGACGGCGCGGCGGAGCGCGGAGCCGAACCGCTACGGCTCCTGCTGGCCCGCCGCCGTGACCGGGGGTCTGGCCGGGACCGTCCACGGCAGTTCGATCGACACCGTCTTACCGCCCTCCCGAGTGGGGCGGACACGCAGTTTGCCGCCCGACTCGGCGGTCAGCCAGCGAATGATCACCATCCCGCGCCCGTTGTCCTGCTGCACGGCGGCGGGCAGCCGTTTGGGGAAGCGCGGGTGGCTGTCGGTCACCCCGATACGCAGGTGTTCGTCACGATCGAGTGCGATGTCCACCGTGAAGGTGGGTGACAACCCGAAGGTGTGCTGTACGGCATTCGTGGCGAGTTCCGAGATGATCAGGCGAATGCTGTCGGCGGCTTCGGAGTCACCCGGCAGGCCCCATTCCGCCAGCACGTTGGCGACATACGCGCGGGCGGCGGAGACCGAGGCGGGATCGCTCGGCAGAATGACGGATGCTTCCAGGTGGTCTGCCATGGCGACGTCGTCCCTTTCCCACAGGACCGGGGCCCGACAAGGAGCGGCTGGTTCGAGTACGGTCCCGGACTGGTGCTTCGCGCCAGACTGCCATTCCGGCGCCGGTCACGGGGTGCGATCCACCAAGATATGCATATATCTGTCGCTCGAAGCGGTGAACTCTGCGACCCCAGAACGTATTCGGGCGGCTCATCAGGAGTAAGGGGTGGCCCATGCAGTACGGTCCCGCGGTGCGCCGCCGAAAGCTGGGTGCCGAACTGCGCGCGCTGCGTGCCAGGGCCGGGCTCACGAGCGGTCAGGCGGCCCGTCTGGTGGGCTGGCACCAGTCGAAGGTGAGCCGGATCGAGACAGGCGCGAGCGGGGTGAAATCGGCGGACGTCCGGTTACTTCTGGACGCGTACGCCGTCCCCGAGGGCGAGTCGCGCGAGCTGCTGCTCGTGCTGGCGGGGACCGAGGACGGCGACCGGAACCACTGGTGGCATGCCTACCGTGGCGTACTGCCGCCCGCCTACCGGGATTTCATCAGCCTGGAGTCGCAGGCCGGCACCATGCGCACGCTGGAGACCTCGGTGGTGCCGGGGCTGCTGCAGACCCGGGAGTACGCCCGTGCGGTGACCAGGGCCGCAGTGGACGGCCTGGAGGAGAAGCGGCTCGACGCCCTGGTCGAGGTGCGGCTGGCCCGGCAGGACGTGCTGCGTTCGGACCGGCCGCTGACGCTGAGCGCGGTCCTCGACGAGGCGGTGCTGCGCCGCGAAGTGGGCGGCCCCGAGGTGATGACGCGTCAGCTTGAGCGGCTCATGGAAGCGACCCGGCTGCCTCAAGTGCGGCTGCAGATCCTGCCGTTCACCGCGGGGGCGTATATCGGCATCACCGGCCCTTTCGTTATCTTTTCCTTTCCGAGCACTTCTGACTTGGATGTGGTTGTTCTCGACCAGATGATGAGTAGCCTCTACCTCGAACGGAAAGAAGACCTCCGGGCCTACAGCGAGGCCTTCAACACCCTTCAGATCCACGCCCTTTCGCC
This genomic interval from Streptomyces sp. B21-083 contains the following:
- a CDS encoding type II toxin-antitoxin system Phd/YefM family antitoxin, whose translation is MAYEIPVTQARAELADLINKVVYGGERVVVTRHGKPLVALVSAADLERLDELDAAEEQVVGAVSSAVSGVREVAAAPVERQRFGIAAEHRRPGAR
- a CDS encoding ATP-dependent Clp protease proteolytic subunit, with product MNDIDDPSARYVLPEFTERTSSGSRTLDPYSKLLEERIVFLGTPVDDTSANDVMAQFMHLEYLAPDRDISLYINSPGGSFSAMTAIYDTMRFVTCEVETVCLGQAASAAAVLLAAGTPGKRSALPGARVLIHQPSLSGPVHGQVSDLAIQAQELGRVRSLLEELLVRHTGQSPERVAADIERDKILDAQAALEYGLVDRIVRSRKSSHPTPGTR
- a CDS encoding C40 family peptidase, encoding MSALNRVPSLMTRAGTASALTLVAVGGSLVIPGVAPDAAAVAPSTKALQIAASKKGSAYKYGAAGPKRFDCSGLTQYSFKKAGKSLPRTAAAQYNKTKHISAKSRRGGDLVFFHSGSSVYHVGIYAGKGKIWHSPKTGDVVRLQKIWTKSVWYGRVN
- a CDS encoding ATP-binding protein, with protein sequence MADHLEASVILPSDPASVSAARAYVANVLAEWGLPGDSEAADSIRLIISELATNAVQHTFGLSPTFTVDIALDRDEHLRIGVTDSHPRFPKRLPAAVQQDNGRGMVIIRWLTAESGGKLRVRPTREGGKTVSIELPWTVPARPPVTAAGQQEP
- a CDS encoding helix-turn-helix domain-containing protein, whose amino-acid sequence is MQYGPAVRRRKLGAELRALRARAGLTSGQAARLVGWHQSKVSRIETGASGVKSADVRLLLDAYAVPEGESRELLLVLAGTEDGDRNHWWHAYRGVLPPAYRDFISLESQAGTMRTLETSVVPGLLQTREYARAVTRAAVDGLEEKRLDALVEVRLARQDVLRSDRPLTLSAVLDEAVLRREVGGPEVMTRQLERLMEATRLPQVRLQILPFTAGAYIGITGPFVIFSFPSTSDLDVVVLDQMMSSLYLERKEDLRAYSEAFNTLQIHALSPEDSLDFIAGLHHGV